The nucleotide window GAAGATAGCCGGTGGGGGCGGGGGTAGGGAAGGGAGACGGGCCGGTAACTACAGTAACTACGGTCAGTACGGTAACAAAGGTCACTACTGAAAACCGCGACGGCCGCACGGACCGGAAATGCGTGCTGTGACCGTTGTTACCGTAGTTACCGTTGTGACCCCCGGCAATGGCCGGCAGCCGCCGAAAACCCCGCAACCCCCTTCGTTTGACGCACCCTGAACCCCCAGTTATGTTTCTGCCCGTCGGCACAGGATGGAGCACCCGCACTAGAGGCTACATGACGCTACGCGACCGCTTTCGTGGTCTCACGCTCGCGGAGAGCCTGGAGCTCCGCGCGCGGGAGCACCCGACGCGGCCTTTCGTTGCGTTCGGCGAGCAGCGGCTTACGTACGGACAGGTCGACCAGCAGGCCGCCGCGCTGGCGTCCGCCCTGCACGAGCTGGGCATCGAAGCTGGCGACCGCATCGCCCTCACCCTTCCCAACTGGCCCGAGTTCGTCGTCAGCGCCTTTGCCGCGGCCAAGCTGGGCGCGGTGATCGTGCCGCTGAACCCGCGCTTCACGCCGCCGGAGTTGCAGTACGCGCTGCGCCACTCCGAGTCGGTGGCCGTGGTCACGGCCGAAAACTGGGGGGGTATCGACTACCTGGCGCGCTTCGAGCAGTTCCTGGGCGTGCTCCCCGACCTTCAGTACGTGCTGTCGGTGGGCAAGGAAGACCTCTGGTACGACGACCGCATCCACCAGTTCGAAGACCTGGTGTCCAGCGGCGAGGGGCGGCCGTTCCCCCGGTGGGAGGGACCGTCCGATGCGCTGTTCGCCATCGTCTACACCTCGGGCACCATGGGCAAGCCCAAGGGGGTGGCGCTCACGCACGAGAACCTGATGTCCAACGCCGCCACCACGGCCGAGGCCATCGGATTGACGGCCGACGACGTGGTGTTCGGGGTCAACACGCTCTTCAACGTGTTCGGCATCGGCACCGGGGTGCTGGGCACGATGGCGGCAGGCGCCTCGCTGGTGCTGGACGAGGGGCTTGCCCCCGCCGAGGCGCTGGCGACCGTGGAGCGCGAGGGGGTGACGGTCATCCACGGCGTGCCCACCAACTTCATCCTGGCGCTCAACGAGCCCACCCGCGCCTCGCGGAACCTCTCGTCGCTGCGCACGGGCATCGTGGCCGGCGCGCCGGTGACGGAAGAGCTGGCGCAGCGCATCATGCGGGACCTGGTGCCGGGGATTCGCGTGGGATACGGGATGACGGAAACCGGCAACACGGTGTCCGTCAACACCCCCGATGACCCGCGCGGCAAGCAGATCGCCACCGTGGGACGCCCGCTGGACGGGACCCAGGTGCGGGTGATCGACGCCGACGGCTCGGTTCTTCCGGTGGAGTCGGTGGGCGAGGTGGCCATCAAGGGGCCGGGTGTCATGCAGGGGTACTACCGGCAGCCCGGCGAGACGGCCCAGGTGTTTACGCCCGACGGGTTCTTTTTGACCGGCGACCTGGGGATGGTGGACGAGGAGGGCTACGTTCACCTGATCGGCCGCCGCAAGGAAATGATCATCCGCGGCGGGTTCAACGTGTACCCGCGCGAGGTAGAGGACCGGCTGCACGCGCACCCCGCGGTGCTCGACGTGGCGGTGGTGGGCCTTCCCGACGAGATCCTGGGCGAAAAGGCATGCGCCTGCATCGTCCCCGTCGAGGGCGCCATCGTGACGGGTGAGGAAATCCGCGATTTCTGCCGCGAGGTGCTGGCGGACTACAAGGTTCCCGACCTCGTGCGCTTCCTGGACGGCTTTCCCCTGACGGGAAGCGGCAAGGTGCGCCGGGTGGAGCTCGCGCGGATGATCAACGCCGAGGAGAGCAGCCGGCGGTGATGAAACAAGACGCTTCGAGGCTCCTTTCGCCATCGGCGGGGAGTGCGGAAGTACGCGGCGCCCGAGTACGAAAGTGTACGGAACCCCAGCCCCGGTTCCCGCTTTCGTACTTTCGCGCTTCGTGCCCCCGCGCTGGCTCCCCCCCGAGGAAAAGGGGTCTCGTCGGCACAACGCAAACGACGGACTGACGAGACATGAACAACGTTTCCACCCGCGTGCCCACTTCGGCGGGCATGCCCAGCGGCCGCAGCGCGGCCCTGCTGATCGACTTCGACAACGTCACCATGAACATCCGCACCGACCTGGGCAAGGAGCTCAAGGCGATGCTGGATTCCGACGTGTTCCGCGGCAAGGTGGCGGTGCGCCGCGCCTACGCCGACTGGCGCCGCTACCCCCAGTCGGTCGTTCCCCTGACGGAAGCCTCCGTCGACCTGATCTTCGCCCCCGCCTACGGCACCTCCAAGAAGAACGCCACGGACCTTCGCATGGCGGTAGACGCCATCGAGCTGGCGTTCATGCGGCCGGAGATCGGCACCTTCATCCTGCTGACGGGCGACTCCGACTTCTCGAGCTGCGTGATGAAGCTCAAGGAGTACGGCAAGTACGTGATCGGCGTGGGGATGCGCGAGTCGGCCAGCGACCTGCTGATCCAGAACTGCGACGAATACTATTCGTACCACAACCTTTCCGGCCTCACCCGCGCGCAGGACGACACCGGCGTGCGCGAAGACCCGTGGGAGCTGGTGACGAAGGCCGCGCGCCAGATGGTGCGCAACCGCGACGTGATGCGGGTGGACCGGCTGAAGCAGGTGATGATCGACCTGGACCCCGGCTTCAGCGAAAAGGACCTGGGGTACAGCAAGTTCAGCAAGTTCATCACCGACGCCCAGTCGCGCGGGCTGGTGCGCCTGCGCAAGGACAACGAGGGGCAGTGGGAGATCGTTCCCCCGCAGCCTGGCGACGAGCCGCAGACGCCCTTCGACGAGCCGCGCCGCGAGCGCCAGCGCGAAGAAGCCGACCGCGAGGGTGGGCGCGACCGCGATCGTGGCCGCGACCGTGGACGCAGCGGCTTCCGCGACCGCTACCGCGGGCGCGACCGCGAACGGGACCGCGAGCGCGAGCGCCCGCGCAGCTACGAGACGCCGCTGGAGATCGAGGTAGACCTGGACGCCGCCCCGCCGGCCGCGTTCGAGCCTTCCTTCGCCGACGCCCCGGCCACGGACGCGCCTGCGCCGGCCGAGTTCTTCGCCGAGGCGCCCGCGCCGTTCGAGGCCGCCGCCGAGGCGCCAGCCGCCGACGAGCCGCGCGCGGCCGAGCGGCCCCGCGCCGAGCGCCCCTCGCGCCCCGCGCCGGAGGCCCCGGCCGCGGACGTCGATCCGCTCCGCAACGCGTACGCCCTGCTTCAGCACACGGTCCGGCAGATGGCGCGTCCGGGGTCCACCGTGCGCGACGGCGACCTGAAGCGCCGCATGATGGAGCTGCAGCCGGGCTTCGACGAGCACTCGCTGGGCTTCAGCAAGTTCAGCCGCTTCCTCCGCCAGGCGCACGAGGACCAGGTGGTCGACGTCCGCCGCCAGGATGACGGCGGATACGAGGTGCTGCTTCCCTCGTCCGGCGGCATGCGCCTTCCCGCGCCAGTGCTGACCGCTGGCGCGCCGTCCTCCCAGGCCGCCGACACCACGGCCGGCCCGGCGTCCGACGATCCCGCCAGCCTGGCGCCCCGCGAGGGACGCGACGGCCGTGGTGGGCGTGGACGCGGACGGCGCGGCGCCCCCTCCGGCCCGCCGCCGTTCCTCCCCGGCCAGGTGGCCGGCGCTGGCGGTGACATCGCGCCGGTGGAGGCTCCCCGTGCCGATGCCGCACCGCCGTCCGTCGCGGCTGACCTGCCGGAGATGACGCCGGCCGCCGCCATCCAGGAGATGGACGACGGCGCGCTCATCGAGCACCGCCAGCCCACCGTCCCCACCGCGCAGCTGGGTGATCCGGCGAGCATCGCCAACCGCGGCTCGTCCACCAGCGCGGGCGCCGTGGGCATCCGTGCGCGCCGGGGCGGCCGTGGGGGCCGCTTCGCCGCCGAGCCGTCGGGCCCGCCGCCGCTGCTTCCGGGCCAGGGGATTCCGTCGTCGGCCGCGCGTCCCGCCGACGCGGCGCCCGCGCCGCAGCCCGAGCCGGAGCAGCCCGCCGCCGCGCAGCCCGCGGCAGAGGCACCGGCCGAAGCCGCTCCGCAGGCGGCGACCACGTTCACGCTGCCGACCGGTCGTGACGCCGTGGTGCAGCACGTGTCGTCGTACAACTTCGTGGGCCGCGCGACCGGCGAAGCGCTGGCAGACGCCTACGGGGCCGATGTCTGGCGCACGCTGGACGAGAACCCCGACGCCGTCCGCGAGCTGCTGGGCGCCCGCAAGGCGCGTCCGCTGCTGGAGCAGTGGGCGGCGGAACGCGAGCAGCACATCGGCCCGGCACCCGTCGAGGCTGCGGCGGCCGAGGAAACTGCCCCGGTCGCGGACGAGTCCGTCCCGGCCGTGGCGGAAGAGGTGGTGGGAGACACCGATCCCACGCTGCTGGGCGACGCGGTGACACCCGACGTGGGTGGCGACGAGCCGCCGGCGCGGGGCCGCTCGCGTGGGCGGCGCGGTGGGCGTGGGCGCGGACGCGAGTCGTCGTCCGCAGCGCAGGCCGACGAGGTGATCGGCGACACCGATCCTACCCTGGTAGGCGACGCGGGCACGGGCGACGCGCCGGCTGGTGAGGCGGAGCCCGCCACCGCGGCCCAGGCCGAGGAAGTGGTGGGCGACACCGATCCGACGCTGATGGGTGAGGCCACGACGGAGCTTGCTCCGCTGGAAGGCGACCAGCCCGCCCGCCCCCGCCGGAG belongs to Longimicrobium sp. and includes:
- a CDS encoding class I adenylate-forming enzyme family protein — encoded protein: MTLRDRFRGLTLAESLELRAREHPTRPFVAFGEQRLTYGQVDQQAAALASALHELGIEAGDRIALTLPNWPEFVVSAFAAAKLGAVIVPLNPRFTPPELQYALRHSESVAVVTAENWGGIDYLARFEQFLGVLPDLQYVLSVGKEDLWYDDRIHQFEDLVSSGEGRPFPRWEGPSDALFAIVYTSGTMGKPKGVALTHENLMSNAATTAEAIGLTADDVVFGVNTLFNVFGIGTGVLGTMAAGASLVLDEGLAPAEALATVEREGVTVIHGVPTNFILALNEPTRASRNLSSLRTGIVAGAPVTEELAQRIMRDLVPGIRVGYGMTETGNTVSVNTPDDPRGKQIATVGRPLDGTQVRVIDADGSVLPVESVGEVAIKGPGVMQGYYRQPGETAQVFTPDGFFLTGDLGMVDEEGYVHLIGRRKEMIIRGGFNVYPREVEDRLHAHPAVLDVAVVGLPDEILGEKACACIVPVEGAIVTGEEIRDFCREVLADYKVPDLVRFLDGFPLTGSGKVRRVELARMINAEESSRR
- a CDS encoding NYN domain-containing protein, yielding MNNVSTRVPTSAGMPSGRSAALLIDFDNVTMNIRTDLGKELKAMLDSDVFRGKVAVRRAYADWRRYPQSVVPLTEASVDLIFAPAYGTSKKNATDLRMAVDAIELAFMRPEIGTFILLTGDSDFSSCVMKLKEYGKYVIGVGMRESASDLLIQNCDEYYSYHNLSGLTRAQDDTGVREDPWELVTKAARQMVRNRDVMRVDRLKQVMIDLDPGFSEKDLGYSKFSKFITDAQSRGLVRLRKDNEGQWEIVPPQPGDEPQTPFDEPRRERQREEADREGGRDRDRGRDRGRSGFRDRYRGRDRERDRERERPRSYETPLEIEVDLDAAPPAAFEPSFADAPATDAPAPAEFFAEAPAPFEAAAEAPAADEPRAAERPRAERPSRPAPEAPAADVDPLRNAYALLQHTVRQMARPGSTVRDGDLKRRMMELQPGFDEHSLGFSKFSRFLRQAHEDQVVDVRRQDDGGYEVLLPSSGGMRLPAPVLTAGAPSSQAADTTAGPASDDPASLAPREGRDGRGGRGRGRRGAPSGPPPFLPGQVAGAGGDIAPVEAPRADAAPPSVAADLPEMTPAAAIQEMDDGALIEHRQPTVPTAQLGDPASIANRGSSTSAGAVGIRARRGGRGGRFAAEPSGPPPLLPGQGIPSSAARPADAAPAPQPEPEQPAAAQPAAEAPAEAAPQAATTFTLPTGRDAVVQHVSSYNFVGRATGEALADAYGADVWRTLDENPDAVRELLGARKARPLLEQWAAEREQHIGPAPVEAAAAEETAPVADESVPAVAEEVVGDTDPTLLGDAVTPDVGGDEPPARGRSRGRRGGRGRGRESSSAAQADEVIGDTDPTLVGDAGTGDAPAGEAEPATAAQAEEVVGDTDPTLMGEATTELAPLEGDQPARPRRSRGGRGRGRARTGGDAGGDAGAEAEAPAAEAPPAPAAEPEAPAAEPAAEPSADRPARPRRSRGARASADAAPASDAPAAAPVADAPADDAPASEPAAGGRRGRGRGRAAAAPASAEADAPEPAPAPVEDAGGAEGEGGGEGAARRPRRRGGRGRSRTGRANGGDAE